Proteins from a single region of Geothrix sp. PMB-07:
- a CDS encoding addiction module antidote protein, with the protein MAKITPFDVADYLDSEEMIAEYLSVAMEDPDPDHFLQAVAAVARARGMTQLAKDAGVSRESLYKTLAPGAKPRYETVFKLMHALGVQFKVQAAH; encoded by the coding sequence ATGGCCAAAATCACCCCCTTCGATGTTGCTGACTACCTCGACAGCGAGGAAATGATCGCTGAATACCTTTCTGTGGCTATGGAAGACCCTGATCCGGATCACTTCCTACAGGCCGTGGCCGCTGTTGCCCGCGCACGAGGCATGACTCAATTAGCCAAAGACGCCGGGGTTTCGCGTGAAAGCCTCTATAAAACCCTCGCGCCTGGCGCCAAGCCTCGGTATGAAACGGTCTTCAAGCTCATGCACGCTCTAGGCGTTCAGTTCAAGGTTCAGGCTGCTCACTGA
- a CDS encoding CPCC family cysteine-rich protein: protein MNSPNYPCPSCGFIVFDEPIGSYDICPLCGWEDDPVQLATPGLRGGANGGSLLDNQINILNDLPPEISEWRGYKRATDWRPLFPSECSVENPSNGSGVNYFHAACKENPPYYWRADA, encoded by the coding sequence GTGAACTCCCCCAACTACCCTTGTCCTTCGTGCGGTTTCATCGTGTTCGATGAGCCAATCGGTTCTTACGACATATGCCCGTTATGCGGCTGGGAGGATGATCCAGTTCAGCTAGCAACACCAGGGCTACGGGGTGGGGCAAATGGAGGCAGCCTTCTTGATAACCAAATCAACATACTTAATGACCTTCCGCCCGAGATTTCCGAATGGCGGGGGTATAAGCGTGCCACTGATTGGAGGCCACTCTTTCCTTCTGAATGTTCAGTTGAGAATCCGTCCAATGGATCCGGCGTTAACTATTTCCACGCAGCATGTAAGGAAAACCCACCTTATTATTGGCGCGCTGACGCCTAA
- a CDS encoding transposase, producing MRTSKFTEEQIVGLLREAEKGEQTVDALCRARGITAQTFYRWRKKYGGVEVSDVRHMRQLEKENAQLKRLLAERELDIAALKTVLRKK from the coding sequence ATGAGGACAAGCAAGTTCACCGAGGAGCAGATCGTGGGGCTTCTCAGAGAGGCGGAGAAGGGGGAGCAGACGGTCGATGCCCTCTGCCGGGCCCGTGGGATCACGGCGCAGACCTTCTATCGATGGCGAAAGAAGTATGGCGGAGTCGAGGTTTCCGATGTCCGGCACATGCGGCAGCTTGAGAAGGAGAACGCCCAGCTCAAGCGCCTTCTGGCAGAACGGGAGCTGGATATCGCAGCCCTGAAAACGGTTCTTCGAAAAAAATGA
- a CDS encoding chorismate mutase has translation MQKYREQIAGLDRAILEALNQRIHLVRQLRDHKTAQGLGFHDAAQEDRLMGHLRQANQGPLPDEGLREIFSLILAWTKRGAVPEGPQGD, from the coding sequence ATGCAGAAGTATCGGGAACAGATCGCGGGTCTTGACCGCGCCATCTTGGAAGCGCTCAACCAGCGGATCCATCTGGTCAGGCAGCTCAGGGACCACAAAACGGCCCAGGGCCTTGGTTTCCACGATGCAGCCCAGGAGGATCGCCTCATGGGCCACCTGCGGCAGGCCAACCAGGGCCCCTTGCCGGACGAAGGCCTGCGCGAGATCTTCAGCCTCATCCTGGCCTGGACCAAGCGGGGGGCTGTTCCCGAAGGGCCTCAAGGCGATTGA
- a CDS encoding DUF2200 domain-containing protein, with product MPAREISKLLFTTVYPLYVQKAERKNRTREEVDTIICWLTGYSQDQLNQHKTVNIDFQAFFDQAPTIHLNSSKITGVVCGIRVEEIQDPITQKIRHLDKLIDELAKGKSIDKILRQ from the coding sequence ATGCCCGCACGCGAGATCTCAAAACTGCTCTTCACGACTGTCTATCCGCTGTACGTCCAGAAGGCCGAGCGAAAGAATCGGACGAGAGAAGAGGTGGACACGATCATCTGCTGGTTGACGGGTTACAGCCAAGACCAACTCAACCAACACAAGACTGTGAACATTGATTTTCAGGCCTTTTTCGACCAGGCTCCGACCATTCATCTGAACAGCTCTAAAATCACAGGTGTCGTATGTGGCATTCGGGTCGAGGAGATTCAGGATCCGATCACACAGAAAATCAGGCACCTCGATAAGCTCATTGATGAACTCGCGAAAGGCAAATCCATCGACAAGATTCTGCGCCAATAG
- the tnpA gene encoding IS200/IS605 family transposase — translation MDLFESLSHTRWECKYHVVFVPKRRRKVMYGRVRERLGEVFRQLAGQKESKVLEGHLLADHVHMLLAIPPKYAVSQVVGFMKGKSAIYLARVYGETKRNFTGQHFWARGFLVSTVGKDEHQIRQYIQNQEREEERLEKLELWR, via the coding sequence ATGGACTTGTTTGAAAGTTTAAGTCACACAAGGTGGGAATGTAAGTATCACGTAGTGTTCGTGCCAAAACGAAGAAGGAAGGTGATGTATGGGAGGGTGAGAGAGCGATTGGGTGAAGTGTTCAGGCAGCTGGCTGGGCAGAAAGAAAGCAAAGTGCTGGAAGGGCACTTGCTGGCAGATCACGTACATATGTTGTTGGCGATTCCGCCGAAGTATGCCGTATCGCAGGTAGTGGGGTTTATGAAGGGTAAGAGCGCGATTTATCTGGCCCGTGTATATGGAGAAACGAAGAGGAACTTCACGGGTCAGCATTTCTGGGCGAGAGGATTTCTGGTGTCGACGGTAGGGAAGGACGAGCATCAGATACGGCAGTACATCCAGAACCAGGAACGCGAGGAAGAACGATTGGAGAAGCTGGAGCTTTGGCGCTAG
- a CDS encoding methyltransferase — protein MDRASRNRLTEHSLALFAGPSLFDAIARAVCRAGCLPRKELFEAWEMARRVRRRFRGGRIIDLACGHGLLAQVLLLLDDRSPGAVAADRRLPPSAATLHAALCDAWPRLRGRVQFVETDLQNVPLEAQDVVVSAHACGGLTDVILARAAEAGARVAVLPCCHDLARGDLGGLEGWMEGPLAMDATRVAHLRARGYRVFTQQIPGDITPKNRLLLGEPERELPPALRMKTSEA, from the coding sequence ATGGATCGCGCTTCCCGCAACCGGCTCACAGAACACAGCCTCGCCCTCTTTGCGGGCCCTTCCCTCTTTGATGCCATCGCGAGGGCCGTCTGCCGGGCAGGGTGTCTTCCCCGCAAGGAACTCTTTGAAGCCTGGGAGATGGCCCGCAGGGTGCGGCGCCGCTTCCGGGGCGGGCGCATCATCGACCTTGCCTGTGGCCATGGCTTGCTGGCCCAGGTTCTCCTGCTGCTGGATGACCGTTCGCCGGGGGCCGTGGCCGCGGACCGCCGCCTTCCGCCAAGCGCCGCCACCCTGCACGCTGCGCTGTGCGATGCCTGGCCACGCCTTCGGGGCAGGGTCCAGTTTGTGGAAACCGATCTCCAGAACGTGCCCCTGGAAGCCCAGGACGTGGTGGTCTCGGCCCATGCCTGCGGCGGATTGACCGACGTGATTCTGGCCAGGGCCGCCGAAGCCGGGGCCCGCGTCGCGGTGCTGCCCTGCTGTCACGACCTCGCCCGTGGGGACCTTGGTGGGCTGGAAGGTTGGATGGAGGGCCCTCTGGCCATGGATGCGACCCGGGTGGCCCATCTGCGAGCGCGCGGGTACCGCGTGTTCACGCAACAGATTCCTGGCGATATCACACCGAAAAACCGGCTGCTGCTGGGTGAACCAGAGCGCGAGCTCCCGCCTGCTCTTAGGATGAAAACCAGCGAAGCCTGA
- a CDS encoding efflux RND transporter periplasmic adaptor subunit: MIDREHPMDETNAAPPSTRRRMIIMIVAVGLFLGLLIGFNVFKGIMISRALAGGGEPPQTVTLAPAKEETWEPNLQAVGTLRARQGADLAFEVPGVVTRIEVTPGAEVHEGQPLVSLSDETEMAQLRQLQAAAVLAKATLRRAKDQFEAKTISPADFEAAEADFKAKEAAAQSQQALVAKKHLVAPFAGRVGIVNTSPGAYLNAGVGVVTLQKLDQVYLDFFLPQREAGTVRAGQRVDLTLDAFPGKTFVGKVSTVNPKVDLNTRNVQVEAIFANPSRTLLPGMFGNASLSVGGATKALTLPQTAVTYNPYGAVVFVAKSEGASGLKAQQVFVTTGGTRGDQVAILKGLKAGDQVVTSGALKLRNGTPLKVDNRVQPANDPHPTPQEQ, translated from the coding sequence ATGATTGACAGAGAACACCCAATGGATGAAACCAACGCGGCACCGCCCAGCACCCGTCGGCGCATGATCATCATGATCGTGGCTGTGGGGCTGTTCCTCGGGCTGCTGATCGGCTTCAACGTCTTCAAAGGCATCATGATCAGCCGGGCGCTGGCCGGTGGAGGTGAACCGCCCCAGACCGTCACGCTCGCTCCCGCCAAGGAGGAGACCTGGGAGCCCAACCTCCAGGCGGTGGGCACCCTGAGGGCCCGGCAGGGCGCCGACCTCGCTTTCGAGGTGCCGGGCGTGGTTACCCGCATCGAAGTCACGCCCGGCGCGGAAGTGCATGAAGGCCAGCCGCTGGTGAGCCTCAGCGACGAAACCGAAATGGCGCAGCTCCGGCAGCTCCAGGCCGCCGCCGTCCTGGCCAAGGCCACCCTGCGCCGCGCCAAGGACCAATTCGAAGCCAAGACCATCAGCCCCGCGGATTTCGAGGCCGCCGAGGCGGACTTCAAGGCCAAGGAAGCCGCCGCGCAATCCCAGCAGGCCCTCGTGGCCAAGAAGCACCTGGTCGCGCCCTTCGCAGGCCGTGTGGGCATCGTGAACACCAGCCCCGGCGCCTACCTCAACGCGGGTGTGGGGGTGGTCACCCTGCAGAAGCTCGACCAGGTCTACCTGGACTTCTTCCTGCCTCAACGGGAGGCCGGTACCGTGCGCGCCGGCCAGCGGGTGGACCTCACCCTGGATGCCTTCCCCGGCAAGACCTTCGTCGGCAAGGTGTCCACCGTGAACCCCAAGGTGGATCTGAACACCCGGAACGTGCAGGTGGAGGCCATCTTCGCCAATCCGAGCCGGACGCTGCTGCCGGGCATGTTCGGCAATGCGAGCTTGAGCGTGGGCGGCGCCACCAAGGCGCTCACCCTGCCTCAGACCGCCGTCACCTACAACCCCTACGGCGCGGTCGTGTTCGTGGCCAAATCCGAGGGCGCTTCTGGTCTCAAGGCCCAGCAGGTGTTCGTGACCACCGGCGGCACGCGCGGTGATCAAGTCGCCATCCTCAAGGGTCTGAAGGCCGGGGACCAGGTGGTCACCAGCGGCGCCCTGAAGCTGCGCAACGGCACGCCCTTGAAGGTGGACAACCGGGTGCAGCCGGCCAACGATCCGCACCCCACGCCCCAGGAACAGTGA
- a CDS encoding type II toxin-antitoxin system RelE/ParE family toxin gives MNTLLQTDEFRAWLGELKDLRAKAVIFNRLDRATKGNFGDAKALGSGISEMRIDSGPGYRIYYTRRGEIVYLLLVGGDKSTQARDIQHAKSLLKSLPKE, from the coding sequence ATGAACACGCTCCTCCAAACCGACGAATTCCGCGCCTGGCTTGGGGAGCTGAAGGACCTTCGGGCCAAAGCTGTCATCTTCAATCGCCTTGACCGTGCCACCAAAGGGAATTTTGGCGATGCCAAGGCATTGGGAAGCGGTATCTCTGAAATGCGCATCGACTCTGGCCCTGGCTATCGGATCTACTACACCCGACGTGGCGAGATTGTTTACTTGCTGCTTGTCGGTGGCGACAAATCGACTCAGGCCCGAGATATCCAACACGCTAAATCCCTTCTCAAGTCTCTCCCTAAGGAGTAA
- a CDS encoding U32 family peptidase — translation MTLELLAPAKNADQGILALRCGADAVYMGGPQFGARQAAGNELKDFELLTAEARLWGAKVFATLNTILFDGELDAARRQAWELYEAGVDALILQDMAFLEMDLPPIPIHASTQAVCDSPEKVAFLASAGFSRAILAREVSLDDIRAIHGAADIELEAFVFGALCVGESGQCYLSGAICERSGNRGECAQPCRAPWNLIDASNHVLVREKHLLNIRDLDLSDHLEAMADAGIQSFKIEGRLKDADYVKNIVSQVRRKLDLLLHRRPELGRASLGAVSHAFTPDPTKTFQRGLSSYRIDGERQRMGNLESGKHLGEFIGQVRSIQGDRLVLDTTEGLHPGDGLAFVEGAEVAGTVINAVEPRQLFVQDPSRIKVGTRLHRNLDLHWLKALRSAKVERRIAVKAALDFPEGAVRLRLEDSGGFAGVAQAAGEFAAPRDVDASAKAIHEALGRLGNTPFELADLQVAEPRFVPLSVLNSLRRDAAAALEALRRAPRAREPRRRPALKLNPLPVRGLDFSWNIANRAARAFYERAGGEVLEPAAELHDSLDGRVVMTTRHCVKYELGWCHVHDNPEPWARIPEPQGPLFLENGSTRLECRFDCARCRMELVLHEQGHARVQG, via the coding sequence ATGACACTCGAACTTCTTGCTCCCGCCAAGAATGCGGACCAGGGGATCCTGGCGCTGCGCTGTGGCGCCGACGCCGTGTACATGGGCGGCCCGCAGTTCGGCGCCCGGCAGGCGGCGGGCAACGAGCTGAAGGACTTTGAGCTGCTCACGGCCGAGGCCCGCCTTTGGGGGGCCAAGGTCTTTGCAACCCTCAACACCATCCTGTTCGATGGCGAACTTGACGCTGCGCGGCGCCAGGCCTGGGAGCTGTATGAAGCGGGCGTCGACGCCCTCATCCTCCAGGACATGGCCTTCCTGGAGATGGACCTCCCGCCCATTCCCATCCACGCGAGTACCCAGGCGGTTTGCGACAGCCCGGAGAAGGTGGCCTTCCTGGCCAGCGCGGGGTTCAGCCGGGCGATCCTCGCCCGGGAAGTGAGCCTGGACGACATCCGCGCGATCCACGGCGCCGCAGACATCGAGTTGGAGGCCTTCGTGTTCGGGGCCCTCTGCGTGGGTGAGAGCGGGCAGTGCTACCTGAGCGGCGCCATCTGCGAGCGCAGCGGCAACCGCGGCGAATGCGCCCAGCCCTGCCGCGCGCCCTGGAACCTCATCGATGCCTCCAACCACGTGCTGGTGCGGGAGAAGCACCTGCTGAACATCCGCGATCTGGACCTGTCCGATCACCTGGAAGCCATGGCCGATGCGGGCATCCAGAGCTTCAAGATCGAGGGGCGGCTCAAGGATGCAGACTATGTGAAGAACATCGTCAGCCAGGTGCGCCGCAAGCTGGATTTGCTCCTGCACCGCCGCCCCGAGCTGGGCCGCGCCTCCCTCGGTGCGGTCAGCCACGCCTTCACGCCCGATCCGACCAAGACGTTCCAACGCGGCCTGTCCTCCTACCGCATCGACGGCGAGCGCCAGCGCATGGGCAACCTGGAATCCGGCAAGCACCTGGGCGAGTTCATCGGCCAGGTGCGATCCATCCAGGGCGACCGCCTCGTGCTGGATACGACCGAGGGCCTGCATCCGGGGGATGGCCTCGCCTTCGTGGAGGGCGCTGAGGTGGCGGGCACGGTGATCAATGCCGTGGAGCCCCGCCAGCTGTTCGTGCAGGATCCCTCGCGCATCAAGGTGGGCACCCGCCTGCATCGGAACCTGGACCTCCATTGGCTGAAAGCCCTGCGCAGCGCCAAGGTGGAGCGCCGCATCGCGGTGAAGGCGGCCCTGGATTTCCCGGAGGGGGCCGTGCGTCTGCGCCTGGAGGATTCCGGCGGCTTTGCTGGTGTAGCTCAAGCCGCGGGGGAATTTGCTGCCCCCCGGGATGTCGATGCCTCGGCCAAGGCCATCCATGAAGCCCTGGGCCGCCTGGGGAACACTCCCTTTGAATTGGCGGATCTGCAGGTGGCCGAGCCGCGCTTCGTGCCCCTCAGCGTGCTCAACAGCCTGCGCCGTGACGCGGCCGCGGCCCTGGAAGCCCTGCGCCGGGCCCCCCGGGCGCGGGAGCCGCGCCGGAGGCCCGCTTTGAAGCTGAACCCCCTGCCGGTGCGAGGTCTGGATTTCTCCTGGAACATCGCCAACCGAGCTGCGCGGGCCTTCTACGAGCGGGCCGGTGGCGAAGTGTTGGAACCGGCTGCGGAGCTGCACGACAGCCTCGATGGCCGCGTGGTGATGACCACACGCCACTGCGTCAAATACGAGCTGGGCTGGTGCCACGTGCACGACAACCCCGAACCCTGGGCGCGCATCCCGGAACCCCAGGGGCCCCTCTTCCTGGAGAACGGATCCACCCGGCTGGAATGCCGCTTCGACTGCGCCCGCTGTCGCATGGAGTTGGTGCTCCATGAGCAAGGGCACGCGAGGGTACAGGGGTGA
- a CDS encoding transglycosylase domain-containing protein, producing the protein MVQGLGAWGQQPSSIIATCPPLPTGVTSVTVLDSQGRYVGRIPPQNRYWATLDRIPGFLQQALLAVEDSRFYEHSGLDYRSIARAAMKDVLKGRMAEGGSTITQQLIKNKFLSSARTLDRKIEEAKLAMEFEKTYSKQQILEMYFNEIYYGNGAQGIVQAARLYFDKRPEELNEGECLLLAGVPKNPSRYNPFGKPSDVAGRRDVVLKRMEDLQLITPQRRLALQAHGAATRPLGQAPQYLAQIRAQLIGRLGAAAVEQGGLEVIAAMDLDLQRLAEQTLKEGVKRLSPGLQGALVCLDPTTGDVLAAVGDAEGTASAINRAFVSRRQPGSAIKPLIYANALEKGLTAASLWSDEAVAYEAGPGQTWKPQNYGREEFGELSLRQALAHSGNIITVKVLETVGVPSFVNFAGKAGLTLPAQNGLSLALGTAEVTLKDLVQAYTPLANAGMKAEARTILRIYDRRRQTWIENPPAISQAMSPAAAFITTQMLKDVLTYGTAKSLRPFSQGRPSAGKTGTTDNGMDAWFVGYTPNLLTGVWIGYDQPRPGGKGFTGGGVAAPIWERFMTKAVSSRPTLDFPMPETVVVRSIDPTTGLLAQEACPQKQDEFFVSGTEPVEPCATHGLEPLPQEETIPR; encoded by the coding sequence CTGGTTCAGGGCTTGGGCGCCTGGGGCCAACAACCCTCGAGCATCATCGCCACCTGCCCGCCCCTTCCAACGGGGGTCACGTCGGTCACGGTGCTCGACAGCCAGGGCCGCTACGTGGGCCGCATTCCACCCCAGAACCGCTACTGGGCCACCCTCGACCGCATCCCCGGCTTCCTGCAACAGGCGCTGTTGGCGGTGGAGGATTCCCGGTTCTACGAGCACAGCGGGCTCGACTACCGGAGCATCGCCCGTGCCGCGATGAAGGATGTGCTCAAGGGGCGGATGGCCGAAGGCGGCTCCACCATCACCCAGCAGCTCATCAAGAACAAATTCCTGAGCTCGGCCCGCACCCTCGACCGGAAGATCGAAGAGGCCAAACTGGCCATGGAGTTCGAGAAGACCTATTCCAAGCAGCAGATCCTGGAGATGTACTTCAACGAGATCTACTACGGAAATGGGGCCCAAGGCATCGTCCAGGCTGCGCGCCTCTACTTCGACAAGAGGCCGGAGGAACTGAACGAGGGCGAATGCCTGTTGCTGGCGGGTGTGCCCAAGAATCCGAGCCGCTACAACCCCTTCGGAAAGCCCTCCGATGTGGCCGGGCGCAGGGATGTCGTCCTCAAGCGCATGGAGGATCTCCAGCTCATTACCCCTCAGCGGCGGCTGGCCCTCCAGGCCCACGGGGCAGCCACTCGGCCGTTGGGGCAGGCCCCTCAGTACCTCGCGCAGATCCGCGCGCAGCTCATCGGACGCCTCGGAGCTGCGGCCGTGGAACAGGGTGGCCTGGAGGTGATCGCCGCCATGGATCTGGATCTGCAGCGCCTGGCTGAACAAACCCTGAAAGAGGGCGTCAAACGCCTCTCTCCCGGATTGCAGGGCGCCCTGGTCTGCCTCGATCCCACCACGGGCGATGTGCTTGCGGCTGTCGGTGATGCTGAGGGAACCGCCAGCGCCATCAACCGCGCCTTCGTCTCCAGACGACAACCAGGTTCGGCCATCAAGCCTCTCATCTACGCGAATGCCCTGGAGAAAGGCCTGACGGCCGCCAGCCTCTGGAGCGATGAGGCCGTGGCCTATGAGGCCGGTCCTGGCCAAACCTGGAAACCCCAGAACTACGGCCGGGAAGAGTTCGGGGAGCTCTCCCTCCGCCAAGCTCTGGCCCATTCCGGCAACATCATCACCGTGAAGGTGCTGGAGACCGTGGGTGTGCCTTCCTTCGTGAATTTCGCAGGGAAGGCGGGACTCACCCTGCCTGCCCAGAACGGCCTCTCGCTGGCCCTGGGCACCGCCGAAGTCACCCTCAAGGACCTGGTGCAGGCCTACACCCCCCTGGCCAATGCGGGCATGAAGGCCGAGGCCCGAACCATCCTCCGGATCTATGACCGCAGGCGTCAGACCTGGATCGAGAATCCACCAGCCATCTCCCAGGCCATGTCTCCGGCGGCTGCGTTCATCACCACCCAGATGCTGAAAGACGTGCTCACCTACGGCACCGCCAAATCCCTGCGCCCCTTCAGCCAGGGCCGCCCTTCCGCGGGGAAGACCGGTACGACGGACAATGGCATGGATGCCTGGTTCGTCGGTTACACCCCGAACCTGCTGACGGGCGTCTGGATCGGCTACGACCAGCCCCGGCCCGGAGGGAAGGGCTTCACGGGCGGGGGCGTCGCCGCCCCCATCTGGGAACGCTTCATGACCAAGGCAGTGTCATCGCGCCCCACCCTGGATTTCCCCATGCCGGAAACCGTGGTGGTTCGCAGCATCGACCCCACCACGGGGCTGCTGGCCCAGGAGGCCTGTCCGCAGAAGCAGGATGAATTTTTCGTCTCCGGAACGGAGCCAGTCGAACCTTGCGCCACTCACGGGCTTGAACCGTTGCCACAGGAAGAGACCATCCCCAGATAG
- a CDS encoding YciI family protein gives MAKYLISFPAAAMVVLDSELETVGQDAHAVIEEAKAAGVYIFGGGIDENIPPALVSADGSVAQGGYSWAPKLNGGFTILDLPTREEAIAWAARIAKACRCSQELRVFGFDPRS, from the coding sequence ATGGCCAAATACCTGATCTCCTTCCCCGCCGCTGCGATGGTCGTTCTCGATAGTGAACTAGAGACTGTAGGCCAAGACGCCCACGCGGTGATTGAAGAAGCGAAGGCCGCTGGCGTCTATATCTTCGGTGGTGGTATCGACGAAAACATCCCACCAGCCCTCGTTTCTGCGGATGGATCTGTCGCCCAAGGCGGCTACTCGTGGGCACCGAAACTCAATGGTGGGTTCACAATCCTAGATCTCCCCACCCGCGAGGAGGCTATCGCATGGGCCGCACGCATCGCCAAGGCCTGCCGTTGTAGCCAAGAACTGCGCGTTTTCGGTTTTGACCCGCGTTCCTAA
- a CDS encoding NAD(P)/FAD-dependent oxidoreductase → MKAAEGGSIRGPWDVVVVGAGPAGLLAAGRAAMLGARVLLLEKMGQPARKLRITGKGRANLTNMKPLEAHLQEIYPEPRFLRQAFGAFFHHDLVALLQTQGVATKVERDDRVFPASDQAWDVADALIAWAKGQGVELVQHARVEGLVIADGIFSGLRVVRKAAGPSQTIEARCGILATGGQSYPGTGSTGDGFRFAEATGHRVETPRPSLVRIETNPVLASAQGLVLKNVRLTLWIDGKKQASEFGEAEFTAKGLAGATVLRLSRRIVEARLAGRKVAVSLDLKPALDPAKLEARLLRDMEAHRDGRCQNLLRSLLPPQLIPGFCEQLGLGVADPIARIQGPMRKKLLGLLKEMRFEVSGHGGWEEAIITAGGVSVRDLDPRTMASRKIENLYFAGEVIDLDANTGGYNLQIAFSTGWLAGESAARKATEPSPS, encoded by the coding sequence GTGAAGGCAGCTGAAGGCGGCTCGATAAGGGGCCCCTGGGATGTCGTGGTGGTGGGCGCTGGACCGGCGGGGCTGCTGGCTGCGGGCAGGGCAGCCATGCTGGGGGCCCGCGTGCTGCTGCTGGAGAAGATGGGACAGCCGGCCCGCAAGCTGCGCATCACGGGAAAGGGGCGGGCCAACCTCACCAACATGAAACCCCTGGAAGCCCACCTTCAGGAGATCTACCCGGAGCCGAGGTTCCTGCGCCAGGCCTTTGGCGCCTTCTTCCATCACGACCTCGTGGCCCTGCTGCAGACGCAGGGGGTGGCCACCAAGGTCGAGCGCGATGACCGCGTGTTTCCCGCCAGCGATCAGGCTTGGGATGTGGCGGATGCCCTGATCGCCTGGGCCAAGGGCCAGGGGGTTGAGCTGGTCCAGCACGCGCGCGTGGAAGGCCTGGTGATCGCAGACGGCATCTTCTCGGGCCTGAGGGTTGTGCGGAAGGCCGCGGGACCTTCGCAGACCATCGAGGCGCGCTGTGGCATCCTCGCCACCGGCGGGCAGTCCTACCCGGGCACGGGCTCCACCGGCGACGGTTTCCGGTTTGCCGAGGCCACGGGCCATCGGGTTGAAACCCCGCGGCCTTCTCTGGTGAGGATCGAGACGAATCCAGTCCTTGCCAGCGCCCAGGGCCTGGTGCTCAAGAACGTACGGTTGACCCTCTGGATCGACGGGAAGAAGCAGGCCAGCGAATTCGGAGAGGCCGAATTCACCGCCAAGGGGCTCGCCGGAGCCACGGTGCTTCGTCTGAGCCGGCGAATTGTCGAGGCTCGGCTTGCGGGCCGGAAGGTCGCAGTGAGCCTCGATCTGAAGCCCGCCCTGGACCCGGCGAAACTGGAGGCGCGGCTGCTGCGGGACATGGAAGCCCATCGCGACGGTCGTTGCCAGAACCTGCTGAGATCACTCCTGCCGCCCCAGCTCATTCCAGGGTTTTGCGAACAGCTTGGGCTCGGGGTGGCGGATCCCATCGCGCGGATTCAGGGGCCCATGCGGAAGAAACTCCTGGGCCTGCTCAAGGAGATGCGCTTCGAGGTGAGTGGTCATGGGGGCTGGGAGGAGGCCATCATAACCGCCGGTGGCGTATCGGTGCGGGACCTGGATCCCAGAACCATGGCTTCGAGGAAAATCGAGAACCTCTACTTCGCCGGCGAAGTGATTGATCTGGATGCGAACACGGGCGGCTACAACCTCCAGATTGCATTTTCCACCGGCTGGCTGGCGGGAGAATCGGCGGCCCGAAAAGCGACGGAGCCTTCGCCATCCTGA